GCGTTTTTTTGGCCCAAGAATTGACGTCCTTGTTAATggactgccaaaaatgtttgctCGAGACTAACCAGTTTTTTGCCGGAATGACGGGGATGGAAAATCGTGCGTTCTTATGGAAACCAGTCGGGATATATGACCTAGATCCTTTTTGGGAGGCCTCCCAGCagataggggaaggcaagtcgAATCAACTGTAGGCTCTGAAGAACTACGTCATCCTTCTGGACTACAGCGAATACCGAAAAAGTAACTCCTGCTgggatgttgttgtttttaCGGGACACGTGTTAAATGTCCAATATAAACTGGCTGTTGTAGGTTACGTGTTGAAATTGACGACCGACCGACAAAATGTCCCGACTTCCGCCGTAAGACAAAAGCTACTAGCTTATGGAGCTGCTTTCCATAGGAAACGATGGTGGAAGTTCATcatacccaagaaccttctaaggTTTTTGGCAACCGAAAGCCcttaatcgcttgcaccttgtttgGGTCGGGTTGTAAGCCAGCACGGGTGGTAGAATGGCCTATAAATATCACCTGCTGCTGGTGAAATCTGTACTTTTCAAAGTTAGGAATTAGACCATTatcaaggagacattgaaaaatgcacctgAGATGTGCCAAATGTCATCCAACTATTGGATgaatggatgaatctctggaggGTTTGTGAAACATTGCAAATGCTAAACGTTATTTTTgtaaagagtccgaaaggtgtacaAACTGCTGTCCTTGGAACATCTTTGGGAGGTACAGGGTTGGATAGCCTTGGCGAGATTCAAAGTCGAGAAAGCACAACAGTCTGCTAAATACCTGCAATATCTCGgacgagtggaatggggtacCAGTTCGGAATCGCCCGAGTGTTCAGGCGTCTATACTTTCCACAAGGTGACCATTTGCCTTTGGGCTTGGGGCCAGATGAGGTGGAGATGATCAACTGCTGTtagaaggtctgcagatacccttaCTAAGTAATTGTTGAAATTCGTTCCGTGCAATAGCGAGCTGCTGGGGTGATAAAGGACGCAGGTTcaagaagattggagagccatTAGTGTTGATGTGGAGCTGAATATCATGCTTAATTGGATGAGATGCCAGTTATGGTAATAATGTTGTGATATTttctgaggagtgcgcgaataagTGGGTCGGCGACGTCTTAAAAAATGATGGAAAGAGTATTGAAGGttaaaattttccctgacgaccTATAAGAGGTtgtggagttcatcaaggacttATGATGGGCGCCGGAAATTTGCACGTCTGATGTCAGCCAAAATGAAGCGCCCCGAAAAGGCCCTAAGCAAGCGAAGACTCACATCTACTTGCTTATAGTCGTAAGTTGTAATGGGGGTGCAGTTTTCTGCTACTGTTAAAGGAAAAGCTTGTTGGGTCTGGGGACGAGGAGGACCGATACCTTCACGCCCGTGTCTATTAGATAATTGCGCCTACTAATCGGGACGTACTGTGTAAGGCGACGTCTGGCTGTACTTTGGGTAGACCTTGCATCTCCCAGCGAACTTAGTTTTTTTGGCTGGTACCAGGAAGATTgtatacaggagattcaactcccggCGCATCGTTCAACATTTTTTATGGAGAAAAAACTCTTGCGCATCTTCGACTCTCCACGGTAAATGCGCGAGAAAAATTCTGCTGATAAGGTCTGGCGTTAGTGCCGTGTGTGTGATGCAGTGCAGTGGTGTGCGCTCAGGTTGTTGTAAATCCAAGAAGGCAGTACTTTATGCTCttatggcaaaaattgagaagctgTTATCCGAAAAGGAATACACCTTAGGCGTGCTCATGGACACCGAAAGTGCCTTCAAGAATACTTCATTCTCTGCGTTCAGTAGGTCTACATATGGAAGTCTGTTGACATACATAGGATGTCGTAGCAGTGAGGAATTCGTTCTTGTCTGtaatggctcctggtaatgacACCGTACTATTGCTGCAGGAGAACAAAGAGATCTTTAGCCAAACAAGTactaattatcggcaagttggcGGGCATAATATGTGACCATTTGAATAAATTCCGTGACGGTTTTACGGCGAATGCTTTGAATACTGGATTAGTTGTTCACTAGGAATCAGGGGTGGAAATGCAGCTAGCGCAAAGAATCTAATATTTAGGACAAGGGCTCAAATCCAAGCTAACGAGGAGCAATCATATCCTGGAGCAAAATCAGAAGTCCTTTAGATTGTTCTAGTGCTATATGAGCAGGATATGTAAGACCTGAGGATCTTCATCAAAACGGATTCGTCACATATGCGCATGTATGATAAAGTATGGTCGCGATTGAACTTTGTCAACAGCAGGAAGCGCTTGGCAGGATCTAAAGGTTTGATTGCTTAAGTGTGAATGGTGGAGTGAGTAcgcgaagctatcctaaatctaccctcaTTCATTTGGATTTATAATGTAAAGCAACTAACTACACCTACAGGCTCAATACAATTGGCGCATGGAAAGGTGACCAATCATACAACCACGCCATGACCGTTCGGAAATCGCTTGGGAAATGTCAGATAGCTCTGGTCTCTGCTAATGGTACGGTCTCCAGATTCGTTTTTGAAAAGACACTCTGTCGCAATTACCAAGAGGGAAGAATAGAATCGAGTCATGGCAGGTGGGTCAGAGAGAGTTATTCTCGGAAAACCCGGTCAGAAAACTGGCCTATCCTCTCGGAAAAGTGACGTCCATATTTCATGCGAAGATGCATCCCATTTTGTGTGAGGAAAAGGACGCGACGGTTCTGCAGATCATACGCAGCTACCCggtctcctcagatctcagatgaagataccTCGGTAAGTTTCGAAGAAGACTCTGCCTCTGGAAGAAGTTCTTAGTCAGCAAAAGTCTGTGAATGCCACTGACGAAAGGGTATTGAATCGGCCCGAATGTTTGGAGCTGCAAGTCTCTTCACCAAACTAAAGTAATTGAAAGTGAGTATACTAGCCGATCGCGTTGTGAATGTGAAAGGAGTTCAAGACGTGCCGATTGATGGAATGTCTGTCACCGTGATATTGAATCTTCAAGATCTTCTTAACGTACTGTCCGAAGTGACTGCAGGAGGTGGCAGTAAAGGTGGGATAGTTATTTCAGAAAAGACGGTTGGTCTGAGTTCGGTTATTGAGAAAAGTGTCGAGCGAAAACTCGGAAAATTAAAATACCACCTGACACACAAGACATATAGTATTGGAATCACTTCGGATTGGAGTCCGATGTCCCCAGTATATTACGTTCCATCACTGCGTTTAATGGATTAAAGTGGGAGGTTGAACCAAACTAGACCGCCTCAGAGGGAatatgggaagaaggaaaagggTAGTTTCAGAGGATGAGATTGCTTTTTTTGGAACCATTTAGTGTCCTCAGTGAAAGGGTCCCTGTACCTTGCATCAAGTTTTGGCAAATATACTATGGCACAAGTTCCGGAGAACGCAATATGCCAGACTCTACTAACATGCCAGAACCGAGGGACTTCACTAACATGTCATAACCGGGAGCACAATTTCCTAAAGTTCAACCATAGTACCATACATTTTGTAATGCCTAATAAATTGTAAGAAAAAATGTCCAAGGTACTGTCGGGGTAACTTCTCTCGGTTCATTGCAACTTATGATATGAGCATATTCCGATGAAGCTTCGCATTCTATTTTGTTAGCTCCCATTGGAGAGTTGCCTAACGAGTCCTTTCAACATGAACAAGCCAACACATAGCATACTAGCCGTTTCCAATCCTTTAAGTAAAAGAAATTCATCATGATTGGTTACCCTAGTCCTTGCTGGCAGTAAACGAAGTAACCTCGATTAAAAGATTTatgatatttttttctgatttaaaacacttttattgaattttcaacaACACCGACATTCAAGTACTTAAGCGCATTGCTTAACAGctgcaccaaacttttcaatggTAGTGACAGCGTTTCCAACGACACCCTTAGCACAGTATTCGATGTCGCTGATAAGTGGGGGAACCTTGCCACTGGCAATTCCAATAGCACCGACGGCATTACCAACGATGGCGAGGATATTATTAACAATAGGTCCAACTTGGGTAGCAGCGCAAATGCTAGCTCCAATATCATCGCCTGAGGTACATTGTGAAACAATAAGACCCAAATTGGCAATGGCAGATCCCAAGGAACTAATGTCTCCTGAAATGCCTCCTAGAAGGTCAGCAATAGTATCGGCCAATCCTGCTACACAGTGTGGAAGGTCGTTGCCAAGGATGGTCTTGAATTCGTCCAAATCATTACGGTTCTTTACAGCACAGTCAGCAACGACACCACCCTTCTTGATCAATAACTCGATATCACTTTCCACTTCAGAGAAGAGGGGACCAATCTTGGCTTCAGCAGCAGAGATGACATTTGCAGCATCAGTTTCGATTTTGTGGGTCAAGGAGCTGACTTGGTCCTGAAGGCTGCTCAATTGAGACTGAGCATTGGTAACTTGGTCCTGAAGCATGTTACCAACGAGTCCCCGTTGTTGTGGAGCGGCGACCTGTATGAATAATCCATGTATGAGGATCAGTTTAAATATCTTTTATTGATGGAAAAGGTTACTTACTGAAAGGGCTACAAAGCCTAAAAGGACAATGAGTTTCATCTTGAATTGGTTTACTGCTGTCGATACTAAGACCGAAAACTGATGCCTATGCCAAGGAGCAACTTGCTTTTATAGTCAAATTTGTGACACGGGGGGTCGAAAAGGGGCTAATTAAGTGATAAGGATTAATTAGTGGTGATATTTTGCTAGTACTATCTGTTCGTAGAGCTCAGATATTATCTGACATCACTGCACATTTGAATAAATCTAATcaggtttacttttttttcatggACACAGTTATTTTTCAATCAAATGCAAGAACTGATAGTGACAtgcatatatgaatatatttacGGCCACTCCTGTAAACCCCAATAAAAAGATTCAAGAAATATATTATTAGGTGATGATAAGGACAATATAATCTAACGGATTATTTTTGTATCAACTACACATTTTTGTAAAAAGATATTTGCTATAAACAATGATATCTCAATACATACCAAACGTATGCAGATCAGCAAACCATAACGAAATTTATTACAATTCAGGGGGTAAATATAGTTGATCGGTCAAGTAGGGGGTCATTTCCAAATTCGGTTGGAAGCCGATGAAATTATTTAGATTAAGAAATCATTTACTGTGCTTTTATACAAATTTCCTTGGAAATTATGTTCTTCATCCTACTGGCTAACTCATCTAATGAGGATGGCTAATTTTTTTACCGAGAGTCTTTGTAAATATCCTCAATAAAAAGGCCCCATAAGTTGTTCCTTAGAATTAAATATGGAGAACTTGTGGGCTATCCCAGGTTCGTCTTTGTCCTGCGATGAACGGACGAGAAGATGTTTCCGCGCTGCATTTTTTCTTTCCCCCATATCTAGGATCCTTTACCATCACCAttatctttttttcaaattcccaCCTCGATATAAAACCTTGGAGAAACCTTTTTCCCCATATGAAGTTTCATGTCCTAAGTTTCCTTTCTCTAAGTTGCGACGCTGATTGATGCTGCATCCTGTAATCTATTAAGAGGGTAGGatgatcagagcgatcatcctaagtggccgacaacgacctagagggcagagctatcccagaaacctaaaaaaaattggctaagttgaccgtgaaggtccgcccgcaaagatagAAGCTCCGTCAAAGTGCtcgctcgacacgttcttgcacgcctctgtgctagccaggctcgggaatgtggggtggtcttttgagcgctttgatcccttaaGCTTCATTACTaccaaatcaacgtgtctattccgatgcgtgggtccgcaccggattccaaaatagacaatacTAGGGagttcgcgacggcctatcgaacaataaccagaacgcgaactaaaattggaaaataaataaaaacaagtcgggaaaccggaagctagacgcttcaggtatgaaaggttttgtgtatttcttttataaagagatttggttgTGcacttgtcccattagcatgtaccacgtaaaatatgcctatattatgtgaaaatagccactttcaagtgatattgacattcatagtcttgaatttgcagaggagcgacagttttgacctattataactttgttagtaatagtgcgattttcaccaggcaggatcatgctctatactgtaacctacattgcagcaaaattttgtgattctagggtgaacttaaggggggttttcctgtccattactaaaaattatagtaatatactattattaactttatttgaacaggtatcggtatggagggtatttcggagcctaggcacctctgatttttttcagatttttcggtttggaaaTTCcggagaatgggttcgttaaaaaaatgaccactttcaaccccccgtactccccaccttttaaacaaatgtcaaaactaagatcggctttgaaaagtactaatcgagatctttaatttgataccccacatgactatatttgataaaaaaaaattttacaccccccttttgcatgtatgaggaccccccccccttaaattcgacgtaaaaggatgtaattcactgtatgcgtgagcgttcacagttcccacctttctaccaaatttggtgtcaatcgctacaaccgtctccgagaaaaatgcgtgtgacggacagacagacagacggacctgtgaggagtggccagatctctcatcaagcgcgaccccagctggcggattggggtatacctattgatgtgtaaatatgtgttcatgcactttccttttctgactgtgcatgggccagtgtttgctcatctctagtgcgcggaccaaaatggctatggggaggatacccagaacataaaaccaccatggaagacgagagaaggaggaaacttacggtgcaggggctcggaaccccagtaccggcgacttttgggagtgagcaagcgggctcccggtcgtcgatgtccctcgaccgcagtgcctcggtggtggacaacttggccaccttggcatataaagctacaagtgatttggatctggagaaggaggtattcaagcgaagtacgactttaccgagaacaccaataacaagaccaaacaaagataaactaaaagcagctttttggacaacaaaaaccgtgacaacacccaccgcacatgttcaagatgctcgacagcaggaggtgctccaggaacaaggaagagatccattcaaaagaagctcatcaactttgagatctccaccaatgccaaagacgatgaaggataaagtacaggtcaaaagtgaaggaccaggtaaaaggagtaaccttgCCGgaacttatagggagcagagtccggatccggaggaattccccttcaccaagccataaagaatatggagagggctattagagtcttctataatagatcacggatggaggaaaagaataataagaacacgtcgaaccccgctgtgccaacagtatcacaagcgacccaagtgacgcctaaccgtactaccatcgaatcccagcgaaataagcgagtacgtgaaaaagagggggattctttaaataatcagcaggcgcctaagagaaaaacaggcggacaggacatcctgaaaaccaacaccaacagctcagcaGGAGGA
The window above is part of the Hermetia illucens chromosome 3, iHerIll2.2.curated.20191125, whole genome shotgun sequence genome. Proteins encoded here:
- the LOC119652781 gene encoding uncharacterized protein LOC119652781 isoform X2 — its product is MKLIVLLGFVALSVAAPQQRGLVGNMLQDQVTNAQSQLSSLQDQVSSLTHKIETDAANVISAAEAKIGPLFSEVESDIELLIKKGGVVADCAVKNRNDLDEFKTILGNDLPHCVAGLADTIADLLGGISGDISSLGSAIANLGLIVSQCTSGDDIGASICAATQVGPIVNNILAIVGNAVGAIGIASGKVPPLISDIEYCAKGVVGNAVTTIEKFGAAVKQCA